A window of Hymenobacter aerilatus contains these coding sequences:
- a CDS encoding response regulator, whose amino-acid sequence MEKLPQILLVDDDDITNFIHKTLLAKLQVSDDIRVATSGEEALTLLTQQPPYLPTLLLLDVAMPGTGGIGFLEAFQRLPQAQWGVTKVIVLTTSMDSRDLARIDELPIAGLASKPLTPEKIDTLLRLHFQRQLPAE is encoded by the coding sequence ATGGAAAAGCTTCCGCAGATTCTGCTCGTCGATGACGACGACATCACTAATTTCATCCATAAGACGCTGCTGGCCAAGTTGCAGGTAAGCGACGATATCCGCGTGGCGACGAGCGGGGAGGAGGCGCTGACGCTGCTTACCCAGCAGCCACCCTACCTGCCCACCTTGCTGCTGCTGGATGTGGCAATGCCGGGTACAGGAGGCATCGGGTTTTTAGAAGCCTTCCAGCGCCTGCCGCAGGCTCAGTGGGGTGTCACCAAAGTTATTGTGCTCACTACCTCCATGGATTCACGCGACTTGGCGCGTATTGACGAGCTACCGATTGCCGGACTGGCTAGTAAACCCCTTACCCCCGAGAAGATTGATACGTTGCTGCGGCTCCATTTTCAGCGGCAGCTGCCAGCAGAGTAG
- a CDS encoding phage integrase SAM-like domain-containing protein: MEVTREFRRDTVGKNGIASIRVVFCWNGHRLRMTSGEKCQQTHWNEKKQEVKDKPNAYATQRNLVLENWTKAGKSAYQDALARGRQLTPPEMKAEILRRYALLAAGIDAEPEGGPGLPPLAPQAPEFLATMDEWLEHQARKISLASGRRLNKKTVTALRRTRNELQRLAAHQGASLTFAGMSPAFYAEFRDYVLDVRGHSINTFGNHIKRLKSFLGWAEDQDITVNRRYRKFESPENYQGVDALTQRELLTLAALDLDTPAVHAYVDLHLVERRPAPADHRGGRNLLTHAQHLERLQHTRDKLLQCCYFGLRLGDADRLAPEHLAGEVARIRANKTGVLCVIPYFDDDVFKPVSLVESYAGQGLATCLPYVRQLERYLPHLQRLSGIKRVKLTSRIGRKTFATLKIYQGVPKAQVMLATGHQTERSFNRYLGIDEQELIEAYRKTARRVA, encoded by the coding sequence ATGGAAGTTACCCGCGAATTTCGGCGTGATACAGTAGGAAAGAATGGCATTGCCTCTATTCGAGTAGTCTTCTGTTGGAATGGCCACCGCCTGCGCATGACCTCTGGTGAGAAATGCCAGCAGACTCACTGGAACGAGAAGAAACAGGAAGTAAAAGATAAGCCCAACGCCTACGCTACCCAGCGTAATCTAGTACTGGAGAACTGGACCAAAGCCGGCAAAAGTGCCTACCAGGATGCGCTGGCCCGCGGCCGACAGCTCACACCGCCCGAGATGAAGGCGGAAATCCTGCGGCGTTACGCCCTGCTGGCCGCGGGCATCGACGCCGAGCCGGAGGGTGGACCCGGCTTGCCCCCGCTAGCCCCGCAGGCGCCCGAGTTTCTGGCCACCATGGACGAGTGGCTGGAGCATCAGGCCCGCAAAATTTCCCTGGCCAGTGGGCGGCGGCTGAACAAGAAGACCGTAACGGCCCTACGCCGCACCCGCAACGAGCTGCAACGCCTGGCCGCGCACCAGGGTGCTTCGCTCACGTTTGCCGGCATGTCGCCTGCCTTCTACGCCGAGTTCCGAGACTATGTGCTCGACGTGCGGGGCCACAGCATCAACACCTTCGGCAACCATATCAAACGCCTCAAGTCCTTCTTGGGCTGGGCCGAAGACCAAGATATTACCGTAAACCGCCGTTACCGCAAATTTGAGTCGCCCGAGAACTACCAAGGAGTGGATGCCCTCACCCAGCGTGAGCTGCTGACGCTGGCCGCGTTGGACCTGGATACGCCCGCCGTGCACGCCTACGTAGACCTGCACCTGGTCGAGCGCCGCCCCGCGCCGGCTGACCACCGCGGCGGCCGCAACCTGCTCACCCACGCCCAGCACTTAGAGCGCCTGCAGCACACCCGCGACAAGCTGCTGCAGTGCTGCTACTTCGGGCTACGCCTGGGCGACGCCGACCGCCTAGCGCCTGAGCACTTGGCCGGCGAGGTGGCGCGCATCCGCGCCAACAAGACCGGCGTGCTCTGCGTCATCCCCTATTTCGACGACGACGTGTTCAAGCCCGTTTCCCTGGTGGAGAGTTACGCCGGCCAGGGCCTGGCCACGTGCCTACCCTACGTGCGGCAGCTGGAGCGCTACCTCCCCCACCTGCAGCGGCTCTCGGGCATCAAGCGAGTCAAGCTCACCAGCCGCATCGGCCGCAAGACCTTCGCCACCCTGAAAATTTATCAGGGCGTGCCGAAGGCGCAGGTGATGCTGGCCACCGGGCACCAAACCGAGCGCAGCTTCAACCGCTACCTGGGCATTGACGAGCAGGAGCTGATTGAAGCCTACCGCAAAACCGCCCGCCGCGTGGCCTAA
- a CDS encoding glutamine synthetase III family protein — protein MAILRFKALELADTRQPLPVFTSTERRSDNFGKNVFNLDAMRANMPGEYFKKLQNAIKQGAAVERSVADAVAAAMKTWAMAKGATHYTHWFQPLTGSTAEKHDSFFDLNSDGRPIENFKGSALVQQEPDASSFPNGGIRNTFEARGYTAWDPTSPAFIIETAGAKTLCIPTIFVSYTGEALDYKAPLLKSLAALEKAAVDVCQYFDKDVQRVNTTLGIEQEYFLVDKALFNARPDLVFTGRTLFGHAPAKGQQLEDHYFGSIPSRVHAFMLDFEEEANKLGIPLRTRHNEVAPNQFECAPTFEDANLAVDHNQLLMDIMDRVAEKHDLKVLLHEKPFAGVNGSGKHNNWAMSTDTGVNLLAPGRKPKENLQFLTFFINVIKAVHTHGGLLRASIASASNDHRLGANEAPPAIMSVFVGSMLDSVLDELERTAKVPLDKGDNIYLKLGIDKIPAILLDNTDRNRTSPFAFTGNKFELRAVGSSANCSSAMTTLNAVVADQLIEFKKSVDELIEQGKKKEVAIVDVLREYVISSKDIRFEGNGYSQEWEEEAARRGLPNVRTTPQALDALVTADAEALFARHGIFSTVELHARHEILLEEYIKKIQIEGRTMGDLAINHIIPTAVAYQTKLIENVRGLRELGLDDEHSQVTVDTIKAISRHISTIKTEVDAMTNSRKVANKIEDTHARAIAYCDTVKGHFDTIRRSTDKLELMVADEDWPLVKYRELLFRH, from the coding sequence ATGGCCATTCTTCGCTTTAAAGCTCTTGAACTTGCTGACACGCGTCAGCCGTTGCCGGTTTTCACCTCTACTGAGCGCCGCTCCGATAATTTCGGTAAAAACGTCTTTAATCTGGATGCGATGCGGGCAAATATGCCCGGTGAGTATTTCAAGAAGCTACAGAATGCCATCAAACAGGGTGCCGCCGTGGAGCGCTCCGTGGCCGATGCTGTAGCCGCTGCTATGAAGACCTGGGCCATGGCCAAAGGCGCTACGCACTACACGCACTGGTTTCAGCCACTCACAGGCTCTACAGCCGAGAAGCACGACTCATTTTTTGACCTGAACTCCGACGGGCGGCCCATTGAGAACTTTAAAGGCTCGGCGCTGGTGCAGCAGGAGCCCGATGCGTCGTCGTTCCCCAACGGTGGTATTCGCAATACCTTCGAGGCCCGTGGCTACACTGCCTGGGATCCTACCTCGCCTGCGTTCATCATCGAAACGGCAGGTGCCAAAACGCTATGCATCCCCACGATTTTCGTGTCCTACACCGGCGAGGCACTCGACTATAAAGCCCCGCTGCTAAAGTCGCTAGCTGCCCTGGAGAAAGCGGCCGTTGACGTTTGCCAGTATTTCGATAAGGATGTACAGCGCGTGAACACAACGCTGGGCATCGAGCAGGAATATTTCCTGGTAGATAAGGCGTTGTTTAATGCCCGTCCTGACCTGGTGTTTACCGGCCGCACCCTGTTCGGCCATGCGCCAGCCAAGGGCCAGCAGCTCGAAGACCACTACTTTGGCTCTATCCCGAGCCGGGTGCATGCCTTCATGCTAGACTTTGAGGAGGAAGCCAACAAGTTGGGTATTCCGCTGCGTACGCGTCACAACGAAGTAGCTCCCAACCAGTTTGAGTGCGCGCCTACCTTCGAAGACGCTAACCTCGCCGTCGACCACAACCAGCTCCTGATGGACATCATGGATCGGGTGGCCGAGAAGCACGACCTGAAAGTGCTCCTGCACGAGAAGCCGTTTGCCGGCGTAAATGGCTCGGGCAAGCACAACAACTGGGCAATGAGCACCGATACGGGCGTTAACCTGCTCGCCCCCGGCCGCAAGCCCAAGGAGAACCTGCAATTCCTGACGTTCTTCATCAACGTTATCAAGGCCGTGCACACCCACGGCGGGCTGCTGCGCGCCAGCATTGCCTCGGCCAGCAACGACCACCGCCTGGGCGCCAACGAAGCGCCGCCAGCCATCATGTCGGTATTTGTAGGCTCGATGCTGGACTCGGTACTCGATGAGCTGGAGCGCACGGCAAAAGTACCGCTCGACAAAGGCGACAACATCTACCTGAAGCTGGGCATCGATAAGATTCCGGCCATCCTGCTTGACAACACTGACCGCAACCGTACATCGCCGTTTGCCTTCACCGGCAATAAGTTTGAGCTGCGGGCGGTAGGTTCCTCTGCCAACTGCTCCTCGGCTATGACTACCCTGAATGCTGTGGTAGCCGATCAGCTGATCGAGTTCAAAAAGTCGGTGGATGAGCTGATTGAGCAGGGTAAAAAGAAGGAAGTGGCCATCGTAGACGTGCTGCGTGAGTACGTAATCTCGTCGAAAGACATTCGTTTTGAGGGCAACGGCTACTCGCAGGAGTGGGAAGAAGAAGCTGCCCGCCGCGGCCTGCCCAACGTGCGCACCACGCCCCAGGCGCTGGACGCCCTAGTAACCGCCGACGCCGAAGCCCTGTTTGCCCGTCACGGCATCTTCTCGACGGTAGAGCTGCATGCCCGCCACGAGATTCTGCTGGAGGAGTACATCAAGAAGATTCAGATTGAAGGCCGCACGATGGGTGATCTGGCTATCAACCACATCATTCCAACGGCGGTAGCCTACCAAACCAAACTCATCGAGAACGTACGCGGTCTGCGCGAGCTGGGCCTCGACGACGAACATTCGCAGGTAACGGTAGATACCATTAAAGCTATTTCGCGCCACATCAGCACCATCAAAACCGAGGTGGATGCCATGACCAACAGCCGCAAAGTAGCCAACAAGATTGAAGACACGCACGCACGGGCCATTGCCTACTGCGATACGGTGAAAGGACATTTCGACACCATCCGCCGCTCTACCGACAAGCTGGAGCTGATGGTGGCCGATGAGGACTGGCCGCTGGTGAAGTACCGCGAACTTTTGTTCCGGCACTAA
- a CDS encoding PAS domain-containing sensor histidine kinase, producing MSDLSNSALPDDITHPTGLARVLLETALTGIMVLRPCYAENSDTIVDFAYVSLNSAAQRQVRLPECPSESLLTLFPSSQEEGIFAFYCEAFRSGEVARWERMYQQDGLDGYFLIVAQRYEQVLVVNFTDSNDRPRTAVEEALRESQAREKAARAEAERQRGELERVFEQAPAAIAVYRGPNYTIELANSTVARLWGRTQDQLIGKGLFEALPEVAGMGYEELLDGVMATGVPHVAHAMEAQHDRNGQRETVYWDFVYVPMYAAEGHINGAMVVANEVTQQVRARQKVEQLNQELEARVGERTRQLTEQQTLLRQILSNVPAYIATLTGPEHRFTFFNKSYRQLSADRVELSLRLEEVLPESVAQGFVDILDQVYTTGIPYIGQEVPVSLYNAASGQQELQYLNFVYEPLTDKQGHTVSILVFAVDVTEQVLARQQTEAAQQQVQQLNEELQVTNEELLESNKQLQRINTDLDTFVYASSHDLKAPIANIEGLLNALREYLPTEEQEPMVPRLVGMMDNSITRFQKTVGHLTEVSRLQATRQLEQPETLHLAAILEEVRLDLLPLLESSRADLRIEVDNCPSIHFSEKSMRSVFFNLLSNAIKYRAPDRDPRVQIRAQCLPTRLVIEVQDNGLGLSEAQQVQLFTMFRRLHTHVEGSGVGLYLIKRTVENAGGNITVDSQLGVGSTFTVTLPRRA from the coding sequence ATGTCTGATTTATCTAATTCTGCTCTGCCAGACGATATTACGCATCCTACTGGCTTAGCCCGGGTGCTGCTGGAAACCGCGCTAACGGGGATTATGGTATTGCGTCCCTGCTACGCCGAAAACAGCGATACCATCGTGGATTTTGCGTACGTATCGCTCAATTCGGCGGCGCAACGGCAAGTACGCCTACCCGAGTGCCCATCGGAGTCGTTGCTGACGCTCTTCCCTTCTTCCCAAGAGGAGGGCATATTTGCGTTTTACTGCGAGGCTTTTCGCTCGGGTGAGGTCGCGCGTTGGGAACGAATGTACCAGCAAGATGGACTAGATGGCTATTTCCTCATTGTTGCGCAGCGCTACGAGCAAGTATTGGTCGTCAACTTTACCGATAGCAACGACCGGCCCCGTACAGCCGTGGAAGAAGCCCTACGGGAAAGCCAGGCCCGCGAAAAGGCAGCCCGCGCCGAGGCGGAGCGCCAGCGGGGCGAGCTAGAGCGGGTGTTTGAACAGGCGCCGGCAGCCATTGCCGTCTACCGAGGGCCGAACTATACCATCGAACTGGCCAATTCGACGGTAGCCCGGCTCTGGGGACGCACGCAGGACCAGTTGATCGGCAAGGGCTTATTTGAGGCGTTGCCGGAGGTGGCCGGTATGGGCTACGAAGAGCTATTAGATGGCGTGATGGCAACCGGTGTGCCCCACGTAGCGCACGCCATGGAGGCGCAGCACGATCGGAACGGACAGCGCGAGACTGTGTATTGGGACTTTGTGTACGTGCCTATGTACGCCGCCGAAGGCCATATAAATGGGGCGATGGTGGTAGCCAACGAAGTGACTCAGCAGGTACGTGCCCGTCAAAAGGTTGAGCAGCTCAACCAGGAGCTGGAAGCCCGCGTTGGGGAGCGCACCCGTCAGCTGACCGAGCAACAAACACTCCTACGCCAGATTCTGAGCAATGTGCCGGCCTACATCGCTACCCTCACGGGTCCGGAGCACCGCTTCACCTTCTTCAACAAGTCATACCGCCAGCTTTCTGCTGACCGCGTGGAACTGAGCTTGCGTTTAGAGGAGGTGTTGCCCGAATCAGTAGCGCAGGGTTTCGTTGATATCCTGGATCAGGTATACACTACCGGTATACCCTACATTGGGCAGGAAGTGCCCGTTTCTCTTTACAACGCAGCTTCTGGGCAGCAAGAGCTGCAGTATCTCAACTTCGTGTATGAACCGCTCACCGACAAGCAGGGGCATACGGTGAGCATCCTGGTATTTGCCGTGGATGTAACGGAGCAGGTGCTCGCGCGCCAGCAAACAGAAGCCGCGCAGCAACAGGTACAGCAACTCAACGAGGAACTGCAGGTAACGAATGAAGAACTGCTCGAATCAAACAAGCAGCTGCAGCGCATCAATACGGACCTGGATACGTTTGTCTACGCCTCCTCACACGATTTAAAGGCGCCCATTGCCAACATTGAGGGGCTGCTCAACGCCCTGCGGGAGTACCTGCCCACGGAAGAACAGGAGCCCATGGTGCCGCGCCTGGTCGGCATGATGGACAACTCCATCACGCGCTTTCAAAAGACCGTAGGCCACCTCACGGAGGTGTCGCGACTGCAAGCCACTCGGCAGCTAGAGCAGCCAGAGACGCTGCACCTGGCTGCCATCTTGGAAGAGGTGCGGCTGGACTTGCTGCCGCTACTGGAGAGTAGCCGCGCCGACCTGCGCATCGAGGTAGACAATTGCCCCAGCATTCATTTTTCAGAGAAGAGCATGCGCAGCGTCTTTTTCAATCTGCTGAGCAATGCTATCAAGTACCGGGCCCCCGACCGCGACCCGCGCGTGCAGATACGTGCTCAGTGCCTGCCGACGCGCCTGGTGATAGAAGTGCAAGACAACGGGTTGGGCTTGAGTGAGGCGCAGCAAGTGCAGCTCTTTACCATGTTCAGGCGCCTGCATACGCACGTGGAAGGCTCAGGCGTGGGCCTGTATTTGATCAAACGAACAGTTGAGAATGCAGGCGGCAACATTACAGTAGACAGCCAGCTCGGTGTTGGCTCAACCTTTACGGTGACGTTACCGCGCCGCGCGTAA
- a CDS encoding LamG domain-containing protein yields MSLRRAFFAGLALAQAPVVPIEADVAWSPAFTQNGAILAPARIGEVLGTSSYTFECWLYTTFQDGFSWVGGYDDVRNRFSSHIPFQGRIYFDSGDITNGGRMEFGYFAQLIQTWNHIAVQVDTATNQMRFYLNGELYYQQTGISLRLPTNDVPFVFGYQGQSYLSEIRYWDLIRTPQQLKADMAISYGNGVGRTGLRFCWRGNETGETGTLVRDRSGNNLHALLN; encoded by the coding sequence ATGAGCCTTAGACGTGCTTTTTTCGCGGGCCTGGCGCTAGCGCAAGCGCCGGTTGTGCCTATTGAAGCGGATGTGGCGTGGTCGCCAGCCTTTACGCAGAATGGGGCCATCCTCGCCCCAGCGCGTATTGGTGAGGTATTGGGCACTAGCTCGTACACGTTCGAGTGTTGGCTCTATACCACGTTTCAAGACGGTTTTAGCTGGGTAGGCGGCTACGACGACGTAAGGAATCGCTTCTCCAGCCATATTCCCTTTCAGGGGCGCATCTATTTCGACAGCGGCGATATTACCAATGGAGGGCGGATGGAGTTCGGCTATTTCGCACAGCTGATTCAAACGTGGAATCATATAGCCGTGCAGGTTGATACCGCCACTAATCAGATGCGGTTCTACCTGAATGGAGAGCTGTATTACCAGCAAACCGGTATTTCGTTACGCCTGCCGACCAATGATGTACCATTTGTGTTCGGCTATCAAGGCCAATCCTACCTGAGCGAAATTCGCTACTGGGATCTGATTCGCACGCCCCAGCAACTCAAAGCGGATATGGCTATCAGTTACGGTAACGGCGTCGGGCGTACAGGGCTACGCTTCTGCTGGCGCGGCAACGAGACGGGCGAGACGGGTACACTGGTACGCGACCGGAGCGGCAACAATCTACATGCACTACTCAACTAA
- a CDS encoding DUF4062 domain-containing protein: MDTKYQVFISSTYVDLKEQREQVVKTVLRMGHLPVGMEMFDAADDSQWETIKRHINNSDYYLLIIAHRYGSEDSDGMGFTEKEYSYALEQNIPCIAFMIDNSIKDWHNDFIDSGKQKKKLDKFKARFKNKLVNFWTSKDNLALQVSHSLSTLITNNPRIGWVRANKATTSPLVAEEISRLSKENNELKILLSENNKPDEIEEVKNILLNIKYKIKYSTDHEYKTIDCLSIFILVGPGLVTEISNFHYYNHVDSIVAGIEIEDDMSNIFEENYQNEIREISISITQNLSMLDLISSRKVDKSTHWTLTTKGKLLLTRIKHGSTASTIDNNK, translated from the coding sequence ATGGATACGAAATATCAAGTATTTATAAGCTCAACATATGTTGATCTAAAAGAGCAACGAGAACAGGTAGTTAAGACTGTATTACGCATGGGGCACCTACCTGTCGGGATGGAAATGTTCGATGCTGCTGATGATAGCCAATGGGAAACGATAAAAAGGCATATCAATAACTCTGACTATTACCTACTGATCATAGCGCATCGGTATGGTTCTGAGGATTCAGATGGAATGGGTTTCACAGAAAAGGAATATAGCTATGCTTTAGAGCAAAATATACCTTGTATAGCATTCATGATTGACAATTCCATAAAGGATTGGCACAACGACTTTATTGACTCTGGAAAGCAGAAAAAGAAATTAGATAAGTTCAAAGCTAGATTCAAAAACAAGCTCGTCAACTTCTGGACTTCTAAAGATAATCTAGCACTACAAGTATCTCATTCATTATCAACATTGATTACTAATAACCCTAGAATTGGATGGGTTAGGGCTAATAAAGCGACTACTAGTCCATTAGTAGCTGAAGAGATATCTAGATTAAGCAAGGAAAATAATGAACTCAAAATATTATTATCTGAAAATAATAAGCCAGATGAAATAGAAGAAGTTAAGAATATATTATTAAATATAAAATACAAGATCAAGTACAGCACAGACCATGAATACAAGACTATTGATTGTCTGTCTATTTTTATTCTAGTTGGACCAGGATTAGTGACAGAGATAAGTAATTTTCACTATTATAATCATGTTGATTCTATTGTTGCTGGCATAGAAATAGAGGACGATATGAGTAATATATTTGAAGAGAATTATCAAAATGAAATAAGGGAAATAAGTATTAGTATCACGCAAAATTTATCCATGTTAGATCTCATTTCTTCTAGAAAAGTAGACAAATCTACACATTGGACATTAACAACAAAGGGAAAGCTGTTGCTAACCAGAATTAAACATGGATCTACAGCTTCTACAATAGACAATAATAAATAA
- a CDS encoding LTA synthase family protein: MNTTRFAFQPRYFLFWLLFFVVAKLLFLVYQWADTAMLPLSTVARIFGYGLRLDASATAYLCLLPFALLTLGGLLGPNFRLERLVRGFSAVAGVVVSFLSVADLALYQAWGFRLDATPLQYLNTPGEMAASAASAPLLLLVALFIGLLLVGWLLYKGVVGRLPPLPLHTGRGRTGLIGALYMLLLVVPLRGGLQQIPINQSDVYFSPQPFANHAAVNVPWNVMNSLFLQNAGPNPYHFMPDTTASRLVAALYHQPDSAAVPPTLLRTPRPNVLFIILESFTAKLVGSLGGETGVTPTLDSLSHTGVRFSQVYAAGDRSQKGLVALLSGYPNQPTTSIIKYPRKTERLPQLVGSLRAAGYSSHYYYGGELAFANMKSYLVAGGYDALTERADFQPAEQNSKWGAHDHVLFQRILTDLEHQRQPFFVTAFTLSSHEPFDVPMRTRFPGTSEASLFRNSIYYTDHVLGQFLRVARQQPWWQNTLVVLVADHGHPQPGNTRNYAPKKFHIPLVLAGGALLPAAQGRTIDVLGSQTDVAATLLGQLGLPAVSYPFSRDLLRPTTRPFAFYCFTDGFGLLTPQDTVVYDNVGRRVIRKTPGTTAAQLQLGQAYQQVTFEDFLRK; this comes from the coding sequence GTGAATACTACTCGCTTTGCTTTTCAGCCTCGTTATTTTCTGTTCTGGCTGCTTTTTTTCGTTGTTGCCAAGCTTCTTTTTCTTGTTTATCAGTGGGCTGACACTGCTATGCTGCCCCTGAGTACGGTTGCCCGCATCTTCGGCTACGGCTTGCGGCTGGACGCTTCGGCCACAGCTTACCTGTGCCTCCTACCCTTTGCGCTTCTCACCTTGGGCGGCTTGCTAGGTCCCAATTTTCGGCTGGAGCGACTGGTACGCGGTTTTTCAGCGGTGGCGGGCGTGGTCGTCTCGTTTCTGTCGGTGGCCGATCTGGCGTTGTATCAGGCCTGGGGATTTCGACTGGATGCCACGCCGCTGCAATATCTGAATACGCCCGGCGAAATGGCGGCCTCGGCGGCCTCGGCTCCTCTGCTGCTGCTAGTGGCCTTATTTATAGGTCTGCTTCTGGTAGGCTGGCTCTTATATAAAGGAGTGGTAGGCAGGCTGCCACCCCTACCCTTGCACACGGGCCGAGGTAGGACCGGACTGATTGGCGCCTTGTACATGCTGCTGCTGGTGGTGCCCCTGCGCGGTGGCTTGCAGCAGATTCCGATCAACCAGAGCGACGTATACTTTTCGCCGCAGCCCTTTGCCAACCATGCGGCCGTGAATGTGCCTTGGAACGTGATGAACTCACTGTTCTTGCAGAATGCTGGCCCCAATCCATATCACTTCATGCCCGACACCACGGCGTCTCGCCTGGTTGCGGCTCTATACCACCAGCCAGATTCAGCGGCGGTGCCACCTACCCTATTGCGTACGCCGCGGCCCAACGTGCTGTTTATTATACTGGAAAGCTTTACGGCCAAGCTGGTGGGCAGCCTAGGCGGTGAAACTGGCGTGACACCTACCCTGGATAGCTTGAGCCACACAGGAGTGCGGTTCAGCCAAGTGTATGCGGCCGGCGACCGGAGCCAGAAGGGTTTGGTGGCCCTGCTCTCGGGCTACCCCAATCAGCCTACCACCAGCATTATCAAGTATCCGCGCAAAACTGAGCGGTTGCCCCAGCTGGTAGGCTCTCTGCGGGCGGCGGGGTACTCGTCGCACTATTATTATGGTGGCGAGCTGGCTTTTGCCAACATGAAAAGCTACCTGGTAGCCGGCGGCTATGATGCCCTAACGGAACGGGCCGATTTTCAGCCCGCGGAGCAAAACTCGAAGTGGGGCGCCCACGACCATGTGCTGTTCCAGCGCATCCTTACCGACTTGGAACATCAGCGGCAGCCGTTCTTCGTGACGGCTTTCACGCTCAGCAGTCACGAGCCGTTTGACGTGCCCATGCGCACGCGTTTCCCCGGTACCAGCGAGGCTAGCCTGTTCCGCAACTCCATCTACTACACCGACCACGTGCTAGGACAGTTTCTGCGCGTGGCCCGCCAGCAGCCGTGGTGGCAGAACACGCTGGTGGTGCTGGTAGCCGACCACGGCCATCCGCAGCCCGGCAACACGCGCAACTACGCCCCCAAGAAATTCCATATCCCGCTGGTGCTGGCGGGCGGCGCGTTGCTACCTGCTGCGCAAGGACGCACGATTGATGTGCTGGGCTCTCAAACAGATGTAGCGGCTACGTTGCTAGGCCAACTAGGGCTACCGGCCGTGTCTTACCCCTTCAGCCGCGACCTGTTGCGCCCCACAACGCGCCCCTTCGCCTTTTACTGCTTTACTGATGGGTTCGGCCTACTCACTCCACAAGACACGGTAGTATACGACAACGTGGGTAGGCGCGTGATTCGGAAAACGCCTGGTACTACGGCTGCCCAGCTTCAACTGGGCCAAGCGTATCAGCAGGTAACGTTCGAGGACTTCTTGCGGAAATAG
- a CDS encoding helix-turn-helix domain-containing protein has product MTRDDLATVGYINDCFQAVLARLDQPGAGAAGPAGGPPQLLSIEQVAQECGVHRATVQRWIKQGKPGRHGGTVKLRAYYFSSAEPRIPWPALAAFGQGLDFDLTTLDRGAPNMRLAG; this is encoded by the coding sequence ATGACCCGCGACGACTTAGCCACTGTAGGATACATCAACGACTGCTTCCAGGCCGTACTGGCCCGCCTCGACCAGCCCGGCGCCGGTGCCGCGGGCCCGGCCGGTGGGCCGCCCCAGCTGCTGAGCATCGAGCAGGTAGCCCAGGAGTGCGGCGTGCACCGCGCCACGGTGCAGCGCTGGATCAAGCAGGGCAAGCCCGGCCGGCACGGCGGCACCGTGAAGCTGCGCGCCTACTACTTCTCCTCGGCCGAGCCGCGCATTCCCTGGCCCGCGCTGGCCGCCTTCGGCCAGGGCCTCGACTTCGACTTAACCACGCTCGACCGCGGCGCGCCCAACATGCGCCTAGCGGGCTGA
- a CDS encoding helix-turn-helix domain-containing protein, with protein sequence MTESAENSINQRIKFLIEEALNSNTHKISKLLGVSDGTLRNYVSGKAKPSADFLTLMVERIDGLNATWLLTGKDNALSKSVSISGDKSNAYQNNSGPIVNSNSGDATVTVHNIDDCRRELEASQKQVELLMGQLAGKDAIIEAKDALIAAKDEVLMLLRGGHNRPN encoded by the coding sequence ATGACTGAATCAGCGGAAAATTCTATTAATCAGAGGATTAAATTTCTGATTGAAGAAGCGCTAAACAGCAATACACACAAGATAAGTAAGCTTTTAGGGGTCAGCGACGGTACACTTCGCAACTATGTGAGTGGCAAGGCTAAGCCTAGTGCAGACTTTCTCACCCTGATGGTAGAAAGAATAGATGGATTGAATGCTACATGGTTACTGACTGGTAAAGACAATGCTTTATCTAAATCAGTCTCCATATCTGGCGATAAATCCAATGCATATCAGAACAACAGCGGCCCTATAGTCAATAGTAATAGCGGAGATGCTACTGTGACTGTCCACAACATTGATGACTGCCGACGCGAACTAGAAGCCTCGCAAAAACAAGTTGAGCTGCTCATGGGCCAGCTTGCTGGGAAGGATGCCATTATTGAGGCCAAGGACGCGCTGATTGCGGCAAAGGATGAGGTGCTGATGCTGCTGCGGGGTGGGCATAATCGGCCGAATTAA